One [Clostridium] saccharolyticum WM1 DNA segment encodes these proteins:
- a CDS encoding ABC transporter permease, whose product MVKRLLKSLREYKRDSILTPVMVTFEVILDVIVPMMTASIIDNGIEKGDMNYILRTGGILVIIIAFSLLFGTLSGKYGASASAGFAKNLRKDMFHNVQKFSFSNIDRFSTASLITRMTTDITNVQMAYQMIIRVAVRSPIMFIFSMGMSFYINAKLAWIFLAASVLLGVGLYLIAIKAHPIFERVFKRYDDLNSVVQENIRGMRVVKSFVREDRENEKFHKRSLNIYQDFTKAEKLLALNSPLMQFCIYTCVILISWLGARMIVSDTMTTGELTGIIT is encoded by the coding sequence ATGGTGAAACGATTGTTAAAAAGTTTGCGCGAATATAAACGCGACTCCATACTAACCCCTGTTATGGTAACATTTGAGGTGATATTAGACGTTATTGTTCCCATGATGACGGCGTCAATCATCGATAATGGCATTGAAAAGGGGGACATGAATTATATTTTGCGGACTGGAGGGATTCTTGTTATTATCATCGCTTTTTCACTCCTGTTTGGTACGTTATCCGGCAAGTATGGAGCCTCTGCGTCGGCCGGATTTGCAAAAAACCTACGCAAGGATATGTTCCACAATGTACAGAAGTTTTCTTTTTCCAATATTGACCGATTTTCCACAGCCAGCCTGATTACACGAATGACGACTGACATAACAAACGTTCAGATGGCATATCAGATGATCATCCGGGTAGCGGTGCGTTCACCTATCATGTTCATTTTTTCAATGGGCATGTCTTTCTACATCAACGCGAAACTAGCTTGGATTTTCTTAGCGGCGTCTGTTCTGCTGGGCGTAGGACTCTATCTGATCGCAATAAAAGCACATCCTATTTTCGAGAGGGTTTTCAAAAGGTATGATGATCTGAATAGCGTGGTTCAAGAGAATATACGAGGCATGCGCGTTGTAAAGTCCTTTGTGCGCGAGGACCGTGAGAATGAGAAATTTCACAAGCGTTCCCTGAACATTTATCAGGATTTTACGAAAGCGGAAAAGTTACTTGCATTGAACAGCCCCTTAATGCAATTTTGCATCTATACATGTGTCATTCTTATTTCGTGGCTGGGAGCGAGGATGATAGTTTCGGATACGATGACCACGGGAGAACTTACGGGAATTATTACCTAA
- a CDS encoding MFS transporter translates to MEKAKLWTKEYIITTFVNFLAAMNYYLLMIVISEYAMNEFHSSSSQAGFTASIFVIGALIARLFVGKWIARVGYKKMLCVGVIASIVMTLTYFGANSVALLLVIRFFHGAAFGITSTSSATIVADIVPKDRKGEGIGYYSLSQTL, encoded by the coding sequence TTGGAAAAAGCAAAGCTATGGACAAAGGAGTATATTATTACGACCTTTGTAAACTTTTTAGCAGCAATGAATTATTACTTATTAATGATCGTTATTTCCGAATATGCAATGAACGAGTTTCACTCGTCGTCAAGCCAAGCGGGATTTACCGCCAGTATATTTGTAATTGGTGCGCTTATAGCCCGTTTATTTGTCGGAAAATGGATTGCACGGGTTGGCTATAAAAAGATGCTATGTGTGGGAGTGATTGCAAGTATTGTTATGACTCTTACCTATTTTGGGGCGAATAGCGTTGCCCTGCTGCTTGTGATCCGATTCTTTCATGGAGCGGCATTTGGCATAACTTCGACTTCATCGGCGACAATCGTTGCGGATATTGTTCCCAAGGATAGAAAGGGCGAAGGAATTGGGTATTACTCACTAAGCCAAACGCTCTAG
- a CDS encoding transposase, whose amino-acid sequence MARSQKSYTPEFKQQLVDLYNTGNYSYPQLEQEYGVSKSTIVGWVKNLSPIKVSDSETISMKEYKALQKKIRNLEIENEILKKATAIFAKNL is encoded by the coding sequence ATGGCTAGAAGTCAAAAATCATATACACCAGAATTTAAGCAACAATTAGTTGACTTATATAACACTGGTAATTATTCATATCCTCAATTAGAACAAGAATATGGCGTTTCTAAATCCACTATTGTAGGGTGGGTTAAAAATCTCTCACCAATTAAAGTTTCTGATTCAGAAACAATCTCTATGAAAGAGTATAAGGCTCTTCAAAAGAAAATACGTAACCTTGAAATTGAAAATGAAATATTAAAAAAAGCTACCGCCATATTCGCCAAAAATCTATAG
- a CDS encoding IS3 family transposase, giving the protein MNSNLHLYTVKQLCNALKFPRSTYYKALVSVPSNKQLEYEEFSKKVIYQFNKYKQRYGAIKLQRVLSDAGTKCSIKRVQRHMVKNGLRSVVVKKYNHHSSKNNIPEKENILNRHFEADTINQKWCTDITYIHVLKEGWTYLASVMDLYTRKIIGYAYGKEITAELAKKAVENACLNVKNTKGIILHSDLGVQYTSQLFENYINSKKMIHSFSHKGNPYDNACIESFHATLKKEEIYRHTYRDFNEANRAIFEYIESWYNRIRIHSSIDFMTPQQKEDEALGVA; this is encoded by the coding sequence ATCAATTCAAATCTACATTTATATACAGTTAAGCAATTATGTAATGCCTTGAAGTTTCCAAGAAGTACATACTATAAGGCTTTAGTTAGTGTGCCCTCAAATAAGCAGCTTGAATATGAAGAATTTAGCAAAAAAGTTATTTATCAATTCAATAAATACAAGCAACGTTATGGAGCAATTAAACTACAAAGAGTTCTATCAGATGCAGGTACTAAATGCAGTATTAAAAGAGTTCAAAGGCATATGGTGAAAAATGGCCTACGCTCAGTAGTGGTCAAAAAATATAACCATCACTCAAGTAAAAATAACATCCCAGAAAAAGAAAATATTCTTAACAGACATTTTGAGGCTGATACAATTAACCAAAAATGGTGTACAGATATAACATACATCCATGTTTTAAAAGAAGGCTGGACTTATTTGGCTTCTGTTATGGATCTGTATACACGTAAGATTATAGGTTATGCGTACGGAAAAGAAATAACTGCGGAGTTAGCTAAAAAAGCTGTAGAAAATGCCTGTTTAAATGTTAAAAATACCAAAGGAATCATACTTCACAGTGACTTAGGGGTTCAGTACACGAGCCAACTATTTGAAAACTATATAAACTCTAAAAAAATGATTCATTCCTTTAGTCATAAAGGTAATCCATATGATAATGCATGTATTGAATCATTTCATGCAACATTAAAAAAAGAAGAAATTTATAGACATACATATCGCGATTTCAATGAAGCTAATAGGGCTATCTTTGAATATATAGAGTCCTGGTATAATAGAATTAGGATTCATAGCAGCATCGATTTTATGACTCCACAACAAAAAGAAGATGAGGCGTTAGGTGTTGCATAA
- a CDS encoding MarR family transcriptional regulator, which produces MSEYQLQIKQIVDYPRCRIYRQFIQSLINDRSIRVSGGSGLFYFTALCSYANFRTSYRRIDGISYTIYPGEWICTLKELSEWFRTRFQCQALEILEDLQKQHLISFLTLGRGKVIKYKIRSWQKHNTVLEYNAPCQKDTGFFFLPLSLATELISRGRCSEMDIVLDLWLSAVYNDPQVQGSEVGPVIYLRNGTGNPLVTYSELGSRWGLSKATVGRVLKKLSDAGYLSLMAFPGRHGSVIYLQSYLSTMFQVSDVMIDKEEVAMVLNIKLELSEDEKIAKQEPTAEHKVCVSEGLNSVSESHIQVILSKMAKALMAQGISCFGCPKSTYKLFGPMSIL; this is translated from the coding sequence ATGTCAGAATATCAACTACAAATTAAACAAATCGTGGACTATCCACGATGCCGGATTTATCGACAATTTATTCAAAGCCTGATAAACGACCGGAGCATTCGCGTAAGCGGAGGCTCCGGCCTTTTTTATTTTACAGCCCTTTGCAGCTACGCCAATTTCAGAACCTCTTATCGGCGCATTGATGGAATCAGCTACACCATCTATCCCGGCGAATGGATCTGCACCTTAAAAGAACTGTCTGAATGGTTCCGTACCCGCTTTCAATGTCAGGCATTGGAGATTCTGGAGGATCTCCAAAAACAGCACCTAATATCCTTTCTCACCCTTGGCCGCGGCAAGGTCATCAAATACAAAATCCGGAGCTGGCAAAAGCACAACACAGTTTTGGAGTACAATGCACCGTGTCAAAAGGACACCGGTTTTTTCTTTCTTCCGTTATCTCTTGCTACGGAACTAATCAGCCGGGGCCGCTGCTCAGAAATGGACATTGTATTGGACCTATGGTTGTCTGCTGTTTACAACGACCCACAGGTGCAGGGTTCTGAGGTTGGCCCAGTTATTTACCTGCGCAATGGCACCGGCAATCCTTTGGTAACATACAGCGAACTGGGCTCCCGTTGGGGCCTCTCCAAAGCTACTGTAGGCCGTGTGCTGAAAAAGTTATCGGATGCCGGTTACCTCTCCCTCATGGCTTTCCCCGGACGGCATGGCAGTGTGATTTATCTACAAAGTTATCTATCCACAATGTTCCAAGTTTCTGACGTAATGATCGACAAAGAGGAGGTCGCAATGGTTTTGAATATCAAGCTGGAGCTGTCTGAAGATGAAAAGATAGCGAAACAGGAACCGACTGCCGAACACAAGGTATGCGTTTCAGAAGGACTTAACAGCGTTTCAGAATCGCACATTCAAGTGATTCTGAGCAAAATGGCAAAAGCCTTGATGGCACAAGGGATTTCGTGTTTTGGATGCCCCAAATCCACATATAAGTTATTTGGACCTATGTCAATACTTTAG
- a CDS encoding AraC family transcriptional regulator, whose amino-acid sequence MITNEYINRAIDYILDHINENISVDEIASYCNFSRYYFSRMFKMETGESIYKYIKRVKMEQSAFRLKVEKGRSITDISCDYGYSSSNYSSAFKQHHNLSPIEFRRSIKQKSLVNPIFSDASIGLESFDECDKKISIEVLDDCLVIYERHKGSYGDLSEHWGAFQENYKEYITEATLLLERTYDDPSITNIDECLYDICITTPEGCTLENTCILKGGKFAIYHFKGFVNQIYSSYQSIFNVWLPQSNFVIDDRYGFEIYREIDCDSMHMEIDLCIPVK is encoded by the coding sequence ATGATTACAAACGAATATATAAATCGTGCAATAGACTACATCTTAGATCACATCAATGAAAATATATCTGTTGATGAAATTGCCTCTTATTGTAATTTTTCAAGATACTACTTTTCCAGAATGTTTAAAATGGAAACTGGAGAAAGCATCTATAAATATATCAAACGAGTAAAAATGGAGCAAAGTGCATTTCGTTTAAAGGTTGAGAAAGGCAGAAGTATCACCGATATCAGTTGTGATTACGGTTACAGCTCATCGAACTACAGCTCTGCTTTTAAACAACATCATAATCTATCTCCAATTGAATTTCGTCGTAGCATTAAGCAAAAATCTTTAGTAAACCCAATTTTTAGTGATGCTTCTATAGGATTAGAGTCATTTGATGAGTGCGACAAAAAGATTTCCATAGAAGTTCTTGACGATTGTCTTGTTATATACGAGCGCCATAAAGGAAGTTATGGGGACTTATCAGAGCATTGGGGAGCTTTTCAAGAAAATTATAAGGAATATATCACCGAGGCAACGCTGCTTCTTGAGCGAACCTATGATGACCCGTCCATTACCAATATAGATGAATGTCTATATGATATCTGCATAACTACTCCTGAAGGTTGTACGCTTGAAAATACCTGTATCCTAAAAGGTGGAAAATTTGCTATTTATCACTTCAAAGGTTTTGTAAATCAGATATACAGTTCTTACCAAAGTATTTTCAATGTGTGGCTGCCACAGAGTAACTTTGTAATTGACGATCGCTATGGCTTTGAGATTTACAGAGAGATAGACTGTGATTCCATGCATATGGAAATTGATCTTTGTATTCCAGTCAAATAA